GGCGGCCACGACAACAGCGCGGTCGGGATCTTCCAGGGCGACATGGAGGTCGGCCCGATCTGTTCGACCTGCTACGCCCGCGCCCAGGAACAGGAGAACATCGACTCCGCGGAGATCAAGTCGGTCTGGGCGAGCGCGCCGTTCCCGACGACCGCGTTCTGTTACCGGTACAACCTGGTGCCCGAACTCCAGGAGGGGATCATGAACGCCTTCCTCGACTACGACTACCAGGACACGGGTATCGCCGACGAGTTCGAGGATCGAGGGACCTGGGTCGAGATCGACTACGCGACCCACTGGCACGACATCCTCGTCAACCACGAGGTCAACGGCGTCGAGTACGACGACGATGAGATAGAGTAATAGCACACCTCCCCGACCCACAACCAATGCTTGTCGTCGAAGACCTGCGGAAGACGTACGACACCGGCGACGAGGCGCTGAAAGGCGTCTCGATGGAGGTGACCGGCAACGAGGTCGTCTCGATCATCGGCCCCAGCGGCGCGGGAAAGAGTACGTTCATCCGGTGTATCAACCGGCTGACCGAGCCGACCGGCGGGCGCGTGATCCTCGACGACACCGAGATCACGGCGCTCTCGAAGAAGGAGCTCCGGAAGGCCAGACGCGACATGGGGATGATCTTCCAGGAGTACGCCCTCGTCGAGCGGCTGACGGTGATGGAGAACGTCCTCTCCGGGCGGCTCGGCTACACGAGCAGTTTCGACGCGTTCAGACGAAAGTTCGCCGGCGAGGACGTCAGCCGTGCGCGGGCGACGCTCGACCGCGTCGGCCTCGCCGGGATGGAGGACAAGCGTGCAGACGAGCTCTCCGGGGGCCAGCGCCAGCGCGTCGGCATCGCCCGCGCGGTGATCCAGCGCCCGAAGATCCTGCTCGTCGACGAGCCGACGTCGAGTCTCGACCCCGAGAGTTCGCGTGCGGTGATGGACCTGCTGACCGAGGTCGCCGCCGACGAGGACATCCCCGTGCTGATCAACATCCACGAGGTCGACCTCGCCGTCGAGTACGCCGATCGGATACACGGACTCGCCGACGGCCGAAAGGTGTTCGAGGGGACGCCCGACGAGCTCGACGACCGTGCGCTCGACACGGTCTACCGGGGCGAGAAGCCAGCGGAGTCGGGCGACGCCGAGAGCCGGACCGAGACGGAGGAGCGAGGGGCGACCGAGGAGAAGGCGCGCCGGGGCGCCCACTAGATGGCCGACGCCTCCCCCGACCCGATCGCGGACGGGATGGGCTACAGCGGCGAGTGGTCCCGGCCGACCGTCTTCTACAACACGACGGTGAAGTGGCTGGTCTACCTCGCGCTGGTGCTGTTCGTCCTCGGCAACATCTGGGCGGTCCGGATCTCGTTCGACCGGCTCCTGCTCGGGATCGACAACGCCTCTATCCTCGTCTCGAGCATGCTGCCGCCCTATTTCGGGGCGTCGATCTACTCCCACGGGATCGTCGTCAACGACGACGCGATGCGGATCTGGAACGGGATGGTCGAGACCGTCGCGATGTCGTTCGTCGCGACGGCCGTCGGCGTCGTGATCAGCATCCCGATCGCCGTGATGGCCGCCGAGAACCTCGTCCCGCGGCCGGTCTACTACGTCGGCCGCGGGATCCTCTCGATATCGCGTGCCTTCCACGAGCTCGTCGTCGCGATCATCGTCGTCGTCGGCTTCGGCTTCGGGGCGCTCGCCGGCGTGATCGCGCTGGTGTTCGCGACGCCGGGGTTCCTCTCGAAGCTACTCGCCGAGGACCTAGAGGACATCAACGAGACACAGGTCGACGCGATCCGCGCGACCGGCGCGAACCGGCTCCAGGTGCTCGCCTACGGCGTGCTCCCGCAGGTCGTCCCCCGGATCGTCGGGCTGACGATCTACCGCTGGGACATCAACGTTCGGGCGGCGACGATCCTGGGTGTGGTCGGTGCGGGCGGCATCGGGAACGTGCTCATCCGGTCGTTCGACCGTTACGACTACGCCTACAGCGCGGCGATCATCCTCGCGATCATCGCGGTCGTGATGGTCGGCGAGGTGCTGAGCGCGCTCGCCCGCAGGAGGCTCCAGTGATGGCGGGCGAGTACTCCGCCTCCTGGCAGCGCCACGACCCGGTCAGACGGATCGCCCGCTTCGCCGCGCTGCTCGGGGCGCTCGTCGTCGTCGTCGCCTCTTGGAGCGCGCTCAACGTCCGCTACGACTACGTCGCGACCGCCCCCCGGGAGATGCGCAACATCTTCGTCCGGATGTACCCCCCGGACGCCGCCTACACGGGCGAGATCGTCTGGCCGCTGATCCACACGGTGAACATCGCGGTCATCGGGACGATGTTCGCCGTCCTGATGGCGCTGCCGATCGCCTACATCGGCGCTGACAACACCACGCCGAACAGGATCACCTACGCGCTGGGGAAGTTCCTCATCGTCGCCAGCCGGTCGGTCCACGTCATCATCTGGGCGCTGATCTTCGTCGTCGTCTTCGGCACCGGCACGCTCGCGGGCATCTTCGCCGTCGCCTTCCGGTCGATCGGCTTCGTCGCGAAGCTGCTCGCCGAGGAGATCGAGGAGATCGATCCGAGCTCCGTCGAGGCGATCCGCGCGACCGGCGGGAACGGCCTCGACGTGCTCGTCTACGGCGTCGTCCCGCAGGTGAAGCCGGCGTTCATCGGCATCACGACCTACCGCTGGGATATCAACGTCCGCGAGGCGACGATCATCGGCTTCGTCGGCGCGGGCGGCATCGGCGTCGAACTCAGCACGCAGATCAACTTCTTCAACTGGAACGGCGTGCTCACGATCCTGCTCGCCATCCTCGGGATCGTGATCGTGAGCGAGGTCGTCTCCGCGTACCTCCGGGGGAAGGTCAGGTGAGCGGCTACGAGGCGGTCGTCTTCGACATGGACGGGGTGCTCGTCGAGGGCTGGGGCACCCACCCCGCGGTCTACCGCGAGGCGGCCGACCAAGCGCTCTCCGAGCTCGGCGCCGAGGCGGTCGACGGGCAGCTTAAGACGCTCGGGGAGACGGCGTACTCCGAGACGACGGCCGGGGCCTGCCGCGACCTCGGGGTCGATCCCGAGGCGTTCTGGGAACGCAGGGAACACCACGCCTCCCGGCTCGCGAACGACCGGCTCGACCGCGGCGAGCGGTCGCTCTACGACGACGTAAACACGCTCACAACCCTCGCCGAGTCGCTTCCGCTCGGGGTCGTGAGCAACAACAGACACGAGACGGTCCGGTTCGTCGTCGAGTCACTCCTCCCCGCCCCGATCTCGGCCTACCGGGGCCGCGACCCGACCGTCGAGGGCTACCGGCGTCGGAAGCCCGACACACACTACCTGAACGCCGTCCTCCGCGAACTCGACGCCGAGGACGCGCTCTACGTTGGCGACCGGGAGACTGACGTCGAGGTCGCGGCGGGCGCTGGGATCGACTCGGCGTTCGTCCGCCGGACACACAACACGGACAGCACGCTCGCGCGCTCTCCGACCCACGAGATCGAGGGGCTCGACGCGCTCGTCGACGTGATCGATTCGACCTGATCAGTCGGGGTCGTAGCGGATCAGCTCGTCGGCTCGCGCGGCGAACCGCGCGGTCTCCCCGTCGAAGGAGTCGGCGTACCGGACCAGGAGGGTGATGAGCGTCTCCGGACGCTCGATCTCGGTCCCCTCCTCGCGGCTGAGCACGCCCGCTTCCGCCAGTTCCGAGAGCGTCCGGCTCACCGTCGCCCGGGAGACCTCGGCCCGCTGGGCGAGCGCGGTCCCCGTGGCGTCGGGATCGGCCAGCAGCGCGAGCACCACCGCTCGCGGCGTCTCCCGGCGGAGGTAGCCGAGCGCCGTCCGCTCGAACGCGGAGAACTGGCCCGTCGGGAAGTAGCGTCTGTACTCCCCGTCGGCGTGGCTCTCGATCGAGCCGGCGTCGACCAGCCGCCGGAGGTGGTGCTGGGTCTCGCCGGTGCCGAGCGAGAGGTCGTCGCGCACCTTCGAGAAGTGTGCGCCAGGCGTCGTCGTGAGGTAGCCGGCGATCGCACGCCGGGTGTCGTTTCCTTCGTTCGCCGACGCCTCGTCGCCGACCAGGCTCACGAGCGGGCTGGACGCTCCGAGCGCGGCGAAGCGCCTGAGCGTCGTCCGCTTCTCCCGGTCGACGCGCTCTGTCATCGAGACGTATACGGACGGGCCGTGTAAAACCGCTTCGACCCTCCGATCGGTTCCCTCCCGCCTAACGCTGCCTTACTGTCCGCCTATCGGGCTCAGTCGAGCTCCTTCTCGATCTCCTCGCCCATCTCCCCTTCCATCTCATCGACCTCATCGTCGAGGTCCGCCTCCACGTCGTCGAGCACCTCGTCGGCGCTCTCGATCGACGTCGGGTCCTGGCCCTCCTTGATCGCCTGGGCCTCCTGTTCCATCTTCTCCATCTGCTCGGCGCCGATCTCGGCCTCCTCGTCGATCTGGCCGAGCAGTTCGTCGATGTTATCGAGTCCGAGCAGTTCGCGCGTCTCGTCGTCGAAGCCCTGGCTGTCGAGCTGTCCCTCGTCGAGCTTCACGTCGCTGCCCGAGAGGTGCTTGCCGTACCGGCCCACCAGCGAGGTGAGCTCCTGAGGGAGGACGAACGTGGTGGACTCGCCCTGTCCGATCGCCTCCAGCGTGTCCATCCCGCGCTCGATGATCGCGCGCTCGCCCATCGACTCGGCGGATTTCGCTCGCAGCACGGTCGAGACCGCATCACCCTGGGCCTCTAAGATCTGGCTCTGTTTCTCACCCTGTGCGCGGATGATGTTCGACTGCTTATCACCCTCCGCCTTCTCGATCGCGCTCCGACGTTCACCCTGGGCCTCCAGGATCATCGCACGCCGCTTTCGCTCGGCGGAGGTCTGCTGCTCCATAGCGCGCTGGACGTCCTGGCTCGGATTCACTTCTCTCACTTCGACCGACTCCACGCGGATACCCCACTCGTCGGTCGGCTCGTCGAGCTCCTTTCGGATCTTCGCGTTGATCTCCTGGCGCTTGTTCAGCGTGTCGTCGAGCTCCATGTCACCCAGGACGGCCCTGAGCGTGGTCTGTGCGAGGTTCGAGACCGCCTTCTTGTAATCGTCGACCTCGAGGAACGCCTTCTTCGCGTCCATCACCTTGATGTAGACGACGGCGTCGGCGGTCACCGGCGAGTTGTCGCGGGTGATCGCTTCCTGGCGGGGGACGTCGAGGGTCTGTGTCCGCATGTCGAAGCGATGCGTCGCGCTCACGAACGGGGGGATGAAGTGGATCCCCGGGTCGAGGAGCTTCCGGTACTCCCCGAACACCGTCAGCGCGCGTTTCTCGGTCGCGTCCACGATCTCGACCATCTGCCAGACCGTGACGATGGCGAGAAACAGGATCAGAAGCCCCACGAACGCGAGCGTGAGTTCGACCTGCAGCGGTGCGAAGTTCATATCGACCAGTATGAACGACGGAGGTAAAAGGGTTCTCATGGACCGCACGACGGCGGCTCAGCCGGTCTCGTACTCGGTCTCGCGCTCGCCCGCCGGATCGACCGCGTCGACCGCCTCCTCTGGCTCGCGACCGCGCGCGAGTTCGCGGTCAATCTGGTCCTCGATCGCACCGAGCGCCTCGACGCGCACGACGTTTCCGCCGCCGGGATCGACGACGATCACCTCCTCGCCCTCGGGGATTTCGCTGTCGAACGACCGGGCGGCGTAGTGGGGGTTGAAGCCGCCGCTCTCGAGTTTTATCTCGCCGGAGGTCGGGGTGACGCGCTCGGTCACCCGGCCGGTACGACCCTTGAGCGAGTCCGAATCGCTGGTCCTGGCCGTCCCCTTCCCGCCGTAGAGGTCGAGTTCGCGGTAGGCGAACAGCGCGACGCCACCGATCAGCAGCACGAGCATCGCGAGCACTGCGGAGAGCACGACGCCGCCGATGAACTGCCCGAGGACCAGGCCCGCGAGCCCCGCGACGATCAGGGCCACGCCGAGGACGATGAGGTGGGCTCCGGGTGCGATCGCCTCGGCGACCGCGAGGATGACCCCGACGACGAGGAGGACGATGGGCAGCGACTCGCCCAGGATCTCTACCATAGCAGGAGGTTAGAACGCCAGCCGATTAACGTTTCCGTGCTTAGATGAGCCCGATCCCGTAGGCGATCACGCCGACCGTGAGCGCCACGCCGAGGACGACGAACAGCGCGTTCTCCGCGCGCACCTCCTGTGGTTCGATCTCCCGACGGATCGGCTCCGCTTCGTCCTCCGTCGTCTCCGCGTCCTCGGAGGCGTCCGCGTCCGCTTCGTCTTCGGGGTCGTCGAACTCGTCGACCGAAAACCGCCACTCCTCCTCGGAGTCCTCAGTCTCACTCATGCGGAAGGAAGGTGCCGTGGAGCCAAAAACCTTCCAGCCTCGCGGCGCTACCGCCGGTCCTCGCCCGCGAGTTCGCCCTCGTAGATCACGCCGCGCTCGCCGTCGACGGTGACGGTCGTCCCGCTCTCGACAGCCGAGAGGTCCGCGCCGCTCACCATCGGGATGCCGAGTTCGCGCGCGACCATCGCGGGGTAGCCGGTCATCCCCGGACGGGCGTCGACGATCCCCCGGACGTGATTGAGTGGGCCGGCGAACTCCGCGTCGAAACCCGGCGGGAGGGAGACGATCGCGCCCTCCGGAACCGACGAGAGGTCGCCGTCGGCCGAGTGGTGGAGGGGACCGGTCGCCCGCTTCGCGACGACGCTCGTTCCGGTCGCGAGCGTCTCGGCGGCGACGTGGACTTTCAGCATGTTCGTCGTGTTCGCCCGCTCGAGTTCGGTCATCATCCCCGAGAGCGCGACGACCGTGTCGCCGGTTTCGGCCGCCCCGACCGCGAGCGTCGCCCCGACCGCGGTGTCGATCACCTCGTCGGCGGTCATGTCCTCTAAGTTCGTGTACTGTGCCCGGACGCCCCACGTCAGCGCGAGCTTCCGCCGCACGTTCTCGTTGGGCGTCGCGGCCACCACCGGAACGCCGGGTCGGAACTTCGCGAGTCGCTCGGCGGTGTAGCCCGACTCGCTCACCGCGACGACCGCGCTCGCGTCGATGTCCCGTGCGAGGAATCGCGCCGACCGCGCGAGCGCCTCCGTGCGAGAGCCCTCCGCCGAGGTCGGCATCCGTCCCTCGCGGAGTTCGTCGTACTCGTGGCTCGCTTCGGCCTCGCGGACGATCCGGTCCATCGCCTCCACGACGCGCACCGGGTGCGCTCCGATCGCCGTCTCCCCCGAGAGCATCACCGCGTCGGTGCCGTCGAGCACCGCGTTCGCCACGTCTGAGGCCTCGGCGCGGGTCGGCCGTCGCGAGGCGACCATCGAATCGAGCATCTCCGTCGCCGTGATCACCGGCGTCCCCCGAGCCCGACACTTCCGGATGATCCGCTTCTGGACGATCGGGACGTCCTCCATCGGACACTCGACGCCGAGGTCGCCACGCGCGACCATCACGCCGTAGGAGGCCTCGATTATCTCCCCCAGGTTCTCGACCGCGTCGGCGCGTTCGATCTTCGAGACGATCGGGATGTTCGCACCCGCCTCCTCGAGTACCGACCCGACCTCGTAGACGTCCTCCGCGCCCCCGACGAAGCTCGCCGCGACGAAGTCCACGCCCATCTCCGCCGCGAGTTCGAGATCGGCTCTATCGGACTCGGTGACGACGTCGAGCGCTAAGTCGACACCCGGGACGTTCACCCCCTTACGGCTCCCGAGGTCACCGCCGCTCTCGACGCGGGCGGTGACGACCCCATCGTCGTTCGCCTCCACGACCGTCTCGATCAGGCCGTCGTCGAGCAGCACTTGATCACCGGGCTCGACCGCGTCGATCGGGAGCGAGAGACCGACCTCCTCTTCGGTCGCCTCCTCCCCGACGACGAACCGGACCTCGCTCCCCGCCTCCAGGCCGATCTCCCCCTCTATCGGCGCTGTCCTGACCTCCGGGCCCTTCGTGTCGAGCATCGCCGCCAGCGAGGTGTCGATCTCGCGGTCGACGGCCTGGATCCGCTCGATCAGCTCCCGCCGATCGTCGATCGTGCCGTGGCTCGCGTTCAGCCTGGCGACCGACATCCCCGCCCGTGCGAGGCGGGCGATCGTCTCCCGGTCGTCCGACGCCGGCCCGAGCGTACAGACGATCTTCGCGTTTCTCATACGGGGTGTAGATCACAACCCGGCAAAAAGACCAACGGTTACCCCGTTCCGAGTGAGGTTTTTCGGTCCCGGGAGTCGGACGATGGAGGTCGCCGCGACCGAGCGCGTTGCGGATTTAATTATGGCTGGTGGGCCCTCGTTGAATACCCAGTACTGGGATACGGGTGTTGCAGGGATTGGGTGGTTTCGCCTGTGGTCCGGTGAATCCGCCGATGCGTAGATATGCGAACTGACACTGTAATTCCTCCGGTTCCCAACAATGTTCGGAGCGTCGTGCGAGATGCACGAGCGCACCTTATTTCACCTAATCTTGCCTAAGGCTGTACGAATACTGTTGTATAATTTGTAATATGTGAAAATTTAACTTCGCCAGCATTATGACCTCGGCATCAATAGCGTTCGTCGATGGCCGACGAGGAACGACTAAAACGCGAATACAACCTTACCGGAACTCCCCGCCGAGGGATGAGTATCGCGACGATCGGCTTTTTCGTCTCGCTCACTGTCATCGTCTTTTACGGCGTTGCGGGCCCTACGTTTCAGGAATCACTGGGGCTGTCCGGCGCGATGCTCGGCTTGCTGTTGTCGTCCCCTCACATTACGAAAGCGCTGTTACGCATTCCGTTCGGGGCATGGGTGGACGACGCCGGTGGCAAAAAGCCGTTTCTCGTCCTTCTCATACTGACCTGTATCGGGATCGCTGGCTTGGTCGTCCTCCTTCTCGTCACGTACCCGGATAATTTCGGCTCACACCTCTACCCCCTCCTGTTGCTGTTCGGCATCCTGGCGGGCTGTGGTGGGGCGACGTTTTCGGTCGGGATCGCCCAGACCTCCTACTGGTACCCGAGTGACCAACAGGGATACGCGATGGGGGTCTTCGCCGGTGCCGGCAACATCGGGCCGGGAATTGCCAATTTCGCGATGCCGATTGCGATCGGGGCAGCTGGATTGACGCTGGCCTACGCCGGCTGGTTCGCAGCAATGGTACTTGTCACGGTGTTTTACGCCGTCTATGCGGTCGATTCGTACTATTTTCAGCTGCGGAAGGATGGGGTTAACCGGGAGAAAGCGAAAACGGTCGCGTCCGAGCTCGGTCAAGACGTCTTTCCAGCGGGCAGTACCAAGGAATCGTTGAAGAAATCCTCCTCAAACAAAAAGACCTGGGCGCTCGTGTTCATGTACACGATCTCCTTCGGAGGTGGGTTTACGGCCCTCTCTACGTGGTATCCGACGTACTGGAATCAGTTTCACGAATTCAGTCTAACGATAGCTGGCCTGTTAGCCGGTATCTTCGTTGTCTACGGCTCGCTAATCAGAATTCCTGGAGGCTCGCTGAGTGATCGGTTCGGGGGAGAGAACGTCGGGATCGTCAGCTTCGCGATCATGGCCATTGGAGGGGTGATCGTCATGTTTTCACAGGCGTTCGTCCCGGCCTTTGTCGGGATGATGGTGATCGGAACCGGGATGGGGATCGTGAACGCTGCGATTTTCGAGCTGGTACCCAAGTACGTGCCGGAGGCGGTCGGCGGTGCATCAGGCTGGATCGGTGGGATCGGCGGTACTGGAACGCTCGTGATTCTCCCCGTACTTGGCGTGTTCGTCGACCTCTACGGCGTGGTCGGCTATGCCTGGGGCTTTGTCCTCTTCGCCGTCCTGAGTACGATCTGCGTGGGAGTCATGATCGTGCTCAAATACACCGTGTCGGAACCCGAAGGCGGGGAAGGGATCGAGGATACCCCAGTTCACTGATCGACCGAGCTACTCGTTGGCCCGTCGGGCGATCATCACCGAGACGGGTGCGTTCCGAAGAACACGTTCGGCAACACTGCCGAGCAGGATTCGGGAGAGACCGGAGCGGCCGTGGCTCCCGATAACGATATGATCGATATCATTGGCTTTAGCGTAACGAATGATCTCCTCCGCAGGCTGTCCGGTCTCGAGGACGGTTTCCAATGACACGTTGTATTCGTCGGCGGCGTTCTGGGCTTCTTCGAAGAGTTCCATCGCGTCTTCTTTCTTGGCTTCGTAGAGACTCTCTGCAGCTCCGCCTTCGGGGCCGTGAGTGAAGTCAGCGGTATCGACGACATGCAGGAGAATGATTTCATCGGCGTTGAATGCCTCGAGTGCTTCTTTGAGTGCATATCGAGCGGGTCCTGAATCATCATACGGGACGAGGATCCGTTCGTTCATGGGGAGTGGTAGCGCCGGAACCGTGTTAAATGATCGGCATTTCTTTCAGGAACATAGTCAGTCGCAGCTTGATATCGCCTTTCAAACATCATGAATGGCTTACGTTTGATACCCCCGCTTCTCAGTGCAGCACTCATCCTTTCTATACATCTATCAGACTTGATAGCCAGCAGAGAGGGCTACTACCGATAACTACACCTCCTGCACTAATCGATTCGGATGAGAACAGGAGATCCGGTCTGCGAACCGTCGCGTACCTCGCTCAGAACAGGTACTAGGAGAATCACCGTCAACGATCCGAATAACAGAAGACTACACGAAAATCCGAACTACCCCACGATCAGCGGACCTTCTCGCCCGGTTTCGCGTCGCCGTGGGTCGTGAGCAGGTCGGCCTCCTCGCCGGCCGCGAGCACCATCCCGTTCGACTCGACGCCGAACAGTTCGGCCTTCTCGATGTTCGCGAGCAGGACGACCGTCTCACCCGGAAGCGTATCGAGGTCGTGGAGCCGTTTGATCCCCGCGACGACCTGGCGCGTCTCGACGCCGATGTCGACCTCGAGCCTCGCGAGGTCGTCCGCGCCGTCGATCCCCTCGGCGGCGACCACCTCGCCCACGCGGATGTCGAGGTCCTGGAACTCCTCGAAGCCGATCCTGTCCTCGACGAGCGGTTCGAGATCCGCCGCCTCGACCGGCTCCTCCTCGGCGTCCTCCTTCAGCGTCGGAGCCTCGTCGGCGTCCGCCTCGTCCGCTCGGTCGTCCGTAGCGGCGGCGATCTTCTCCTCCAGCGTCGCCTCGAGGTCCGACACCCGATCGTCCTCGACCTTCTCGAAGAGCGCCTCCGGTTCGTCGAACTCGGAGGGCGGGGCCTCGAACGCCGCGTCGAGCGAGACCGTTTCTATCGAACCCTCCTCGCCGAGGCCCTCCCAGAGCGTCGCCGCCTTTCCGGGAGCGACGGGGTAGAGCAGCACGGCGACGGCCTTCGCCAGCTGGACACAGTCGCGAATCACCCGCGCCGCGCGTTCGGGATCGTCGTCGACGAGGTTCCACGGCTCGTTGCGCTGGATGTACTCGTTCCCGACGCGGGCGAGTGAGAGCGCAGCCTGGCCGATCGCCCGTACAGAGTACTCGTTGACCGCCTCGCCGAAGTTCGAGAGGGCGCCCTCGATCTCGCGTTCGATCTCCGGAGAGACCTCGACGTCCGGTGTGCCGTCGTAGGTGCGATGAGCGAACAGCAGGCTCCGGTAGAGGAAGTTGCCGATCGTCCCCACGAGTTCGCCGTTGACCCGGTCCGCGAACTTCTCCCAGGAGAAGTCGACGTCCTGCTGGAAGCCGCCGTTGGTCGCGAGGTAGTACCGGAGGAGGTCGGGGTGAAAACCCTCGTCTAAGTACTCTCTCGCCCAGATCGCCCGGTTGCGCGAGGTCGAGAGTCCCTTCCCGTCGATCGTGATGAAGCCGGTCGCACAGACCGCTCTCGGAGCGGTGTAGCCCGCGGCCTCGAGCATCGCCGGCCAGAAGACCGTGTGGTGCTGGATGATGTCGCGGCCGATCACGTGGACGATCTCGCCGCCTTCCTTCCAGACCTCCTCCCAGTCGTACTCGTCCACGCCGACGCGCTCGGAGTACTGTTTCGTGCTCGCGACGTACTCGATCGGGGCGTCGACCCAGACGTAGAGGACGAGGTCTTCTTCCTCCTCGCCGGGGTAGTCGATCCCCCAGTCCATGTCGCGGGTGATACACCAGTCCTGCAGGCCGTCCTCGATCCACTGTCGGGGCTGGTTCCGGGCGTTCGAGGTCCCCTCGAGACCGTCCAAGAACTCCGTGAGGTACTCCTCGAAGGCCGAGACGCGGAAGAACTTGTGCTCTCTGTCCCGGTACTCCGCCGGGTTACCGGTGATCGCCGAGACCGGCTCCTCGATCTCGCCTGGTTCTAAGTGTCTGCCACAGCCCTCGTCACACTCGTCGCCGCGGGCGTGCTCGCCACAGTACGGACAGCTCCCCTCGACGAACCTATCGGGTAAGTACTGTCCGGCCTCCGGGTCGTAGGCGACCTTGATCGCCTTCTCGTAGACGTGGCCTCCTTCCTCAAGCGTGCGGACGATCTCCTTCGTCAGTTCGGTGTTCGTCTCGTCGTGGGTGTGGCCGTAGTTGTCGAAGTCGACGTTGAACCGGGGGAACGTCTCCCGGTACTGCTCGTGGTAGGCGAGCGCGAACGTCTCCGGGTCGGTTCCCTCCTTCGCGGCGTTCACCGCGATCGGCGTGCCGTGCATGTCCGAGCCACTGACGTAGATCGCGTCCTGGCCGAGGCGTCGCAGCGCGCGGGTGAACACGTCTGCGCTGACGTAGCCCCTGAGGTGGCCGATGTGGAGGTCGCCGTTCGCGTACGGCAGTCCACAGGTGACGACCGCCGGTCGGTCCGTCGGGAAGTCCTCTCTCATCGTTCTCGTCTGCCCCCTCGTCGGTGTGCGGGTAAAGCCCGCTGGTTTCGGTTCATGCTGTGTGTGCTGTGGTGTTCTCGGCGAGCGATCGGATCGAAAACGAACGACGCACGGTTTCACCCGCCCCAGCGCCGGTATGACCCGGCTCGGTGGCGAGTCCTTCCGGACGACGACGCGAGTCGCCTCGCGTGACTCTCACCGCATGCGCATGTGGAGGCCGCCCGTAAGAGCCGTCACGTACACGGCTACCCGTCCGTCCGCTCGATAAAAAACCTCGCGGTCGGTCACGCGCCCCGAACGACTACGATGGGGTTATGCGTTGCGTACGACAGGGGGTGCAGAGCGACACCACACGGGGGCTACGAGAGGCGTCCTCTCCCCGGCCACATCGGTCACGATCGAGAAATCGCTCTACGTCGCGGTGCGTTCGGCGTCGGGGCCGTCGGGTTCGGCCTCCGTACGGTCCTCTCGCCGATCCCGGTCGTCGGCCCGCTGCTCTCGTCGGTTATCGTGTCGCCAACGCTCGTCGGCGTCCCGTTCGGTGTCACCGAGCCGGTGTCCGTCGCGGGCGTCGTCGGTCTCCTCGGACTCCTGTTCGCGTTCTCGGTGGGACGTGCCCATCTGAGCGTATCACGCGGCCCACTACGAGGCGCGCACCACCGCCGTGTGAGGTGGGTGAGGACCGTTTCGGAGGGTCCAGTCCGCGATCGAGCCCACCGAACCGGGCGGCCTGCACACACCGGCCCGGAACCTATCCGGGGCCGGCCCCTCGTCGGGAGTGCATGGAACTACTCAACTCGAACGCCGACGACGAGCCGGAGCAGGCCGAGGACGCCGACGAGACGACAAACGAGAACGAGTCCACCCTGGCGGAGTCAGAGGACGCCTACGACGCGGCCGCCGACCCGATCGCGGTCGCCGCGGGTGCGTCGGTCGCGCTCTCGTGGTTCCTCTTCTACGTGAAGGGCGACAAGGAAGCGGGCATCTTCGTCGGCCTTTGGGCGCCGACGCTGCTGAGTGCCGCGGGCTACTTCGAGCAGCTCTCGATCTCCGAGACGCTCGAGAAGGGCCTCTCGTTCCGCTAGAAGGACAACGCTCGAGCTGGGGACGATTCGATCTTTCCGGTTTCACTCGCCCTTGAGCAGCGCCCGCGT
This region of Halalkalicoccus sp. CGA53 genomic DNA includes:
- a CDS encoding universal stress protein gives rise to the protein MNERILVPYDDSGPARYALKEALEAFNADEIILLHVVDTADFTHGPEGGAAESLYEAKKEDAMELFEEAQNAADEYNVSLETVLETGQPAEEIIRYAKANDIDHIVIGSHGRSGLSRILLGSVAERVLRNAPVSVMIARRANE
- a CDS encoding DUF7312 domain-containing protein, with product MSETEDSEEEWRFSVDEFDDPEDEADADASEDAETTEDEAEPIRREIEPQEVRAENALFVVLGVALTVGVIAYGIGLI
- a CDS encoding MFS transporter, with the protein product MADEERLKREYNLTGTPRRGMSIATIGFFVSLTVIVFYGVAGPTFQESLGLSGAMLGLLLSSPHITKALLRIPFGAWVDDAGGKKPFLVLLILTCIGIAGLVVLLLVTYPDNFGSHLYPLLLLFGILAGCGGATFSVGIAQTSYWYPSDQQGYAMGVFAGAGNIGPGIANFAMPIAIGAAGLTLAYAGWFAAMVLVTVFYAVYAVDSYYFQLRKDGVNREKAKTVASELGQDVFPAGSTKESLKKSSSNKKTWALVFMYTISFGGGFTALSTWYPTYWNQFHEFSLTIAGLLAGIFVVYGSLIRIPGGSLSDRFGGENVGIVSFAIMAIGGVIVMFSQAFVPAFVGMMVIGTGMGIVNAAIFELVPKYVPEAVGGASGWIGGIGGTGTLVILPVLGVFVDLYGVVGYAWGFVLFAVLSTICVGVMIVLKYTVSEPEGGEGIEDTPVH
- the pyk gene encoding pyruvate kinase; its protein translation is MRNAKIVCTLGPASDDRETIARLARAGMSVARLNASHGTIDDRRELIERIQAVDREIDTSLAAMLDTKGPEVRTAPIEGEIGLEAGSEVRFVVGEEATEEEVGLSLPIDAVEPGDQVLLDDGLIETVVEANDDGVVTARVESGGDLGSRKGVNVPGVDLALDVVTESDRADLELAAEMGVDFVAASFVGGAEDVYEVGSVLEEAGANIPIVSKIERADAVENLGEIIEASYGVMVARGDLGVECPMEDVPIVQKRIIRKCRARGTPVITATEMLDSMVASRRPTRAEASDVANAVLDGTDAVMLSGETAIGAHPVRVVEAMDRIVREAEASHEYDELREGRMPTSAEGSRTEALARSARFLARDIDASAVVAVSESGYTAERLAKFRPGVPVVAATPNENVRRKLALTWGVRAQYTNLEDMTADEVIDTAVGATLAVGAAETGDTVVALSGMMTELERANTTNMLKVHVAAETLATGTSVVAKRATGPLHHSADGDLSSVPEGAIVSLPPGFDAEFAGPLNHVRGIVDARPGMTGYPAMVARELGIPMVSGADLSAVESGTTVTVDGERGVIYEGELAGEDRR
- a CDS encoding NfeD family protein, translated to MVEILGESLPIVLLVVGVILAVAEAIAPGAHLIVLGVALIVAGLAGLVLGQFIGGVVLSAVLAMLVLLIGGVALFAYRELDLYGGKGTARTSDSDSLKGRTGRVTERVTPTSGEIKLESGGFNPHYAARSFDSEIPEGEEVIVVDPGGGNVVRVEALGAIEDQIDRELARGREPEEAVDAVDPAGERETEYETG